In Pseudomonadota bacterium, a genomic segment contains:
- a CDS encoding antibiotic biosynthesis monooxygenase has translation MYIRMTFFKVKPGTMDELRNVYVNEVIPAHKEHKVRFVHLMEALDSKDVGISVTAWDTKGDLETYQKSGDYQKILSKFRSLLAEDPTMNSYEVTASSEPIILRIF, from the coding sequence ATGTATATAAGAATGACTTTTTTCAAGGTTAAACCGGGCACAATGGATGAATTGCGTAATGTCTATGTTAATGAGGTAATTCCAGCCCATAAGGAACACAAAGTTCGTTTTGTACATTTAATGGAAGCACTTGATTCGAAGGATGTGGGCATTTCTGTGACAGCATGGGATACCAAGGGTGATCTTGAAACCTATCAGAAAAGTGGGGATTACCAGAAAATTCTTTCAAAATTTCGGTCACTGCTCGCCGAGGACCCAACCATGAATTCATATGAGGTCACCGCAAGTTCTGAACCAATAATATTGCGAATCTTTTAG